The following coding sequences are from one Nicotiana tabacum cultivar K326 chromosome 1, ASM71507v2, whole genome shotgun sequence window:
- the LOC107794167 gene encoding BIIDXI-like protein At5g11420, with amino-acid sequence MHKKATLCIQTKPIGLSSSYGHSSSSSLLLLENKIMKNSRMKALLLVLVLMCAIFNISLSLTDGLLKNGNFEMPLAKGNLNGTVVLKHNAIPEWSISGFVEYIKAGQKQGDMLLVVPEGYAAVRLGNEASIKQVLNVTKGMYYSLTFSAARTCAQEERINVSVTPDFGVLPIQTLYSSSGWDSYAWAFQAEFSQVEVLLHNPGVEEDPACGPLIDSIAIRSLYPPRATNKNLLKNGDFEEGPYIFPNTSWGVLVPPNIEDDHSPLPAWMVESLKAVKYLDSDHFSVPQGKRAIELVAGKESAIAQVARTTIGKMYELSFKVGDASNSCEGSMIVEAFAGMDTLKVPYESKGKGGYKRAVLRFKATANRTRIMFLSTYYHTRSDDFVSLCGPVVDDVKLLSVRNPRRFL; translated from the exons ATGCATAAAAAGGCAACTCTCTGtattcaaaccaaaccaattggcctttcttcctcttacggtcattcttcttcttcttctttactactgttggaaaataaaataatgaagaaCTCGAGAATGAAAGCTTTATTGCTGGTGCTTGTGCTAATGTGCGCCATTTTCAACATTTCCTTATCCTTAACTGATG GATTGTTAAAGAATGGAAACTTTGAAATGCCGCTGGCGAAAGGAAACCTCAATGGCACGGTGGTCCTAAAGCACAATGCCATACCAGAATGGTCGATCTCCGGCTTCGTCGAGTACATAAAGGCGGGCCAAAAACAAGGTGACATGCTGCTGGTTGTGCCGGAGGGCTATGCGGCGGTTCGTCTAGGAAACGAGGCGTCCATCAAGCAAGTATTGAATGTTACAAAGGGAATGTACTATTCCTTAACATTCAGTGCTGCTAGAACTTGTGCTCAAGAGGAACGTATCAATGTATCCGTTACACCCGATTTCGGAGTACTgcctatccaaacattgtatagTAGCAGTGGTTGGGACTCATATGCTTGGGCATTTCAAGCTGAATTTAGCCAAGTTGAGGTTTTACTGCACAATCCTGGTGTTGAGGAAGATCCTGCTTGTGGTCCTCTCATCGATTCAATCGCCATTCGCTCTTTATACCCTCCTAGGGCCACTAATA AGAACTTGTtgaaaaatggagattttgaagagggtcCATACATATTCCCAAACACAAGCTGGGGAGTTCTTGTACCACCAAACATTGAAGATGACCATTCCCCTTTACCAGCATGGATGGTTGAGTCACTAAAGGCAGTCAAATACTTGGACTCTGATCATTTTTCAGTGCCACAAGGCAAGAGAGCAATAGAGctagttgctggaaaagaaagtGCAATTGCCCAAGTTGCAAGAACCACTATTGGCAAAATGTATGAACTCAGTTTCAAAGTTGGAGATGCCAGCAATTCTTGTGAAGGTTCCATGATTGTTGAGGCCTTTGCTGGAATGGATACACTTAAAGTCCCCTATGAATCTAAGGGGAAAGGCGGATATAAGCGCGCTGTTCTTCGTTTCAAGGCCACTGCTAACCGCACTAGGATCATGTTTCTTAGCACATACTACCATACGAGGAGTGATGATTTTGTTTCCCTCTGTGGTCCTGTTGTTGATGATGTGAAGCTCTTGAGTGTCAGGAACCCTCGTCGATTCCTCTAA